The nucleotide window tgcgattttttttttttttttcgcaaaattacgcgtttcccccttttcgaataaagaaacaaaattaatcTACCTTCATTTGGCTGATTTAGCAACTGATCGTAAAGAGAGCCACCCGAGTGAGCAAAAAtggtccccttttttttttaaacatccGGTGGGCAATTCCAACATGCGCGACTcggaaaaaatatcattcCTCCCTCGAGTCCTCCATCCACGCGCATGCCAATTACGGccaaaaaatgggtaaaacacaaaaaaaactatattcCCACATTTGCACTTAACGTGGGTGGACACTTCTGCAGACGTCCACTTCATCCCAATTCGTGGCTTCGCAACCGCGGCGGTCTCCTTCTGCTTGCCATTGGAGAGGACGCATAACTGagcaacaacaaaaaaaacgacgtaaatttgtttgttccttcccccttcgtTGCATATGCGAAATGTGCCTCCTCCGTGAAatggggccaaaaaaaaaaacatgcacaGGTAAGTCACCCCAAATGTGAATCGCCCCTAGGTGGTCACTCCACACGAGAGCCGCCCATTCATGGTCACTCCAACCCGCAGAGCTTCACCAACTCATCGTAGCGATAAAACTTATGCCTGCGTAGGACTTCCGCCTCCTCCTTGGCTATAACGTCCTTGATGAGCGGCTTCAACTGCGTCACGTCTCTCTTTATATCCTGgagcttttcctttttgaattTCATCTTCTCGATTCCTTTGAGGTGCCTCTGCCTGATTGACTTGTtgattatcattttttcttttttccggATCAAATGGTACACGGTTCCTCTTTTGCTGTTATGCCTGCACAAAGGGGGTGGTAATAACGCAGTGTCTAAAAGGGGTGAACATGTACAACACACCTATTCGgtgtagttttttttggggggggacccACTCCCTGTGGTGAGAAGCGCCATGCTGGGAATGGTACATCCATAAGCCCCTTCGTTCCACCTCTAAACACGGTGACGTACCTGGAGAGCCTCCCGATCCTATGTGTCAACACGTTGTAGTGACTCGGCATCTCATAGTTCACCACGTAGTTCACATTCACGGTGTCGAGCCCCCTCGAAATGGAATCCGTGCATATCAGGATGTGCAACTTCTGCGAGAGAAAATCGtttagtatttttttcttcctcttgttGGACAAATTGCGGGTGTACTCCTTTATCCCGTAGCCGCCTTCGTTGGTGTAGCTGAAGTAGACGGTCAGGAACCGGTAGAGCAGGTGCGCCGACTCCTCGCTGTTGCAGAAGATGAGCATGCTGAGGTtgtctgcgggggggggaagcgaaattATAAGCGAAATTGGAAGCGAAATTGGAAGTGATGTTTTGCGTGAACGTGGAGACGGAGAGGAGTGACGTGGCCAATGAGGGGAAGGGCGATGCCGCCTCATGGCCCCCCCTTCCAACCATTCAACTCACCCTTGGCCGGTATATCCATGATCAGCCGGAGGACGACATACACCTTGCTGTATTTCCCCTTGGTGCTCAAGTAAAACTCCTCGTTCCTCTTGTAATTAACaatgtagtaaaaaaaaatgggcctGTACAGATTCAGGGACATGAGGTTATCCGACACTTTACACAGCGTCGCGGAAACGAAAATTTTCTGCAGGAAATTCTTcggtttgtaaaaattgcgAGTTTCCATTTGATACTTCTCGACAATGTCCGATAGGGAGTTCACCAAACTGTTAATGTTGGACTTGCTAAAGGACATAATCTTATCCACTTCGTCAATAACTAAAAATTTCAAGTCCTTAAAAAGCTCCTCATTGCTGTAGAAGAGCGTTTCAAATTTGTTGGTCGTTGTTACGAGAATGTTCGTGTCCTTAAAGGTGTCCCTACTATCCATCAGCTcatcaaaataaatgttCATTTGAAACATGTTGGTATTTATCCCCTGACACAGCAAATTGCTAACTTCGAATTTGTTTAAAACCCCCATAATTTGCGTTACCAACTCTTCTGTGGCTGTTAATATGAGACAAAAgagtttcccattttggtcctttttatataaaaaataatccaaTATAGTTATAATATAGCATAATGTTTTTCCAAGGCCAGTTGGCACTTCAATGTATATGTCTCCACTAAGCAGCGAATTGGACCCATTCTTGCTCAACAGGGCATAATCCAACACACAACTTTGACAGGGCAGAAATGTTTTGAAGTGAAACTTGTTAATCAGGGcgtttattataaattcatttattGGGGTGTTCCTCACTTCATTCCACTTTTCAATTTCAACTTCTTCGTCCTCTATTTTGATTATTCTGCAGTTGGAGCTGAGGCTGGAGTGCACCTCGTGCGCCTTCTTTTGGTGCGCCGTTGCCACGCGACCATGAATTGCTCTTGGAACCCCAGCTGTAGCCACCGCTGCGCCACCGCCTTGTTGTACCCCCTCTCCAATAAGCTCGtcgaagttaaaaaaatcgtcACTTACATTTTCAACGAGCGTTTTTACGTGGTTTATGTATGAGCTGCTTTGCATCTTTTCCTATAATTGGCCTGTTTTCTCAtgtggggaggggaaaaccGACCTGCATAGTTAAACTTGTATTTTCTCACGCCAATTTCGCAAATTCTTCATATTTGTGCCTGCCAGGGCGCAGATGATTATTCTCAAGATTTGCCAGTTGTATGGAaagttttttctcctcttcgttGAAGTGTTCCCagttgtattttatttttgctgcattatggctgttttttttttttttttttttttttcagcgcgttttttggctagctgggaaaaggaaaaaatgcaattccTTCACTTTCGCCTGTTCTGTTTAAGCGGCTCTATTCCCCTTTCAGCAAAGCAGTAAagtttgttttaaaataaataagctCTTTTGCTCATTCCCGAAGTTGATGTTGCTGCGGGTGGGGGGTTaacctttttcctttttttttacgcaccGAGGTATTTTCCCAGAACAGCTCAACggtttggggaaaaaaaaaaaaaaaaagcagaagtggaagtggaagtggaagcggaagaTTGTTGAGCAGCCGCATAATAACCGTTCATTCATCCCCAGTGCAATTACTCGCCTTTTTCACCCCGGCTTCCTTCTCGCTTAGTTGTCCCACTTGGTTTAAATTAAACACAAGAACGTTGCTAACTGCGTTTTGCGCGGACCTACCTGTGCACGTCGACGTGTATACAAACCAATGGGGATGTTCCCACGGGCGACGCCCTTTTCTGGGCACTCCAAAAATAAGTCGTTCCTCGCCCAGGAACAGTTTTGCAACActtcacaaaatttttaatttatcatacgTAGGGGGGGGAGTTATGGGCTTAATAAGGACATACATACATgagtatatgcatatatatgtgcacgttTGCACGCATGCTTGCACGCACGTTGGAATGCATGTTCACACGCGCAGATACACGCGCCTACACGCACATACGCACTGTGCTCACTTTTCTTCACAAATCGCGggaacatttaaaaaggcgaaaatgAGTAAACAAATTTCGGTGGGATTAAAAAGGGCGAAATTAAAACGAACATATGGAGGGGCTGCGCATGCTTGCATACATGCTCGCAGCTTGGGCATCTGCGTGTGGGCGGCGTTTCAAATGGGTACAACGCCGAACATACGCGGAACGCACGAGGAACATACGCAGCACACGCGGTGGtccgaagggggggaatcaAAGTGTCCTCTGGAGATGCTGTATATGTCTGAATGAACGGCCTACTCGCGCACCATTACGACTCATCAATCCTTTTGTGAACCAATTTGTGAATAAAACATAAGAAGTTCACGTAGCTGTATTCCTTGTCGGCTTTGTCTTCAACGCACAAAGATATGAGGCGTTCCTCCTCGTTGGATCTGCAAGTGGGGGTGAAGTGTGCAATTAGATTTGTATTTTAATTTGCATGCACGGGTATGTGCATCCTTTTTATGGGAGTTGGTGGTGGCTTCCCATTTCATGCTGCGTAACATCGCACTACAAGGCGGAGTTTTCCTCCTCGCAGTCGCTCCATTCGACTTATCCCTTTTCGACGCGAACTTACTTGGGGGCAACCATCACCAGGGGGACGTACTTGTTGAAGTGGTGAATCCTGGTCAGGTTCTTGATGACGCGCTGCACTTTTTCTGCCaaagggggcgaaaaaaaattaaaaaaaatataaaataaataagaataaagcaaaatatagCAAAGCGTAGCATAGGATACGAAACATACGAGGGAAAAAGGCACGGCgcgcaaaaatgaaacgCCTCCTCTTGCCTTCCTCCCGTGAGCGGTTCACCAATTTGGTCGCGCCCTTCAATTTTAACACTCACGTGCGTTGGGGGTATCCGTCAGGTTCAGTTCGTGCGCGTTTTTCTCCGTCGGGATGTCTCCAACGatcttcaaaagggggaaatgaaaaaaaatacacaacgGTGGGGGGAGGTAGTGGTGACGGTAGTGGCGACGCGCCCTATCCGTTAAAGTACGGCCTAGGCAAATACACCCATGCTTAACCGCGCTACGCAGAGCGGCCTGCATAATGCCACACAACGCCGCGTGTTTGAGCACTCACCTCCTTGGCGAAATTCGCGTCGGAGTGAAACCCAAAGTAAAGGTAAAAGTGGGTACAGGCATCGAGCAGGTAAATCCCATTGGAGTAAATCTTCTCCGCGCTGGAGGGTATCGTTTTGGGAATAAACAAATCGTCGTCCACATCCATCGAGTCTATCTCGttcgttttcccctttatgtGAATTACATACGTTACTGGGTATACGTACAAGAGGGAGGATATGATCGGCATGGAGAGGAGCTTTATCAGGCTGTAGACCTTCAGGTCGTGTAGGATTTCCTTCTTCGTGACATTGTGTTTTAGAAGAGAGGAGGTGAAGAGCGGAAGCAGCTTTAGCGTGTCCGGGAGGATCAGCTGGCCTGAATGGGCGGACGAGGCGCactaaagggggggaagcggaagagtgacgtggggggagcggcgagcACACAGCGAATTGGGCATAGCGAATTGCATAAGCAACTTCCACATAGCAACTTCCACGTAGCGAATTGCATGTGGCAACTTGCGCACCGCGGCTCACACCGCGGCTAGCACCGCGACCTTCACATAGCGCCTTCGCACAACTCTCACTTACATTCACGCGgtaggaaaacaaaatggccgCCAAACTGTCGATGATGATCTTGGAGTAGTTGTCATTGTGCAGGATGTTGGTGCAGAGCTGCTTGATGAGGATGCTCATCAAGGCCTCGGCGTCGGTGTACCGAAAGACGGTGCTGAGGGAGGAGGTCAAATTCATGTGCGTGGTGTGCA belongs to Plasmodium vivax chromosome 3, whole genome shotgun sequence and includes:
- a CDS encoding ATP-dependent RNA helicase protein, putative (encoded by transcript PVX_000990A); the encoded protein is MQSSSYINHVKTLVENVSDDFFNFDELIGEGVQQGGGAAVATAGVPRAIHGRVATAHQKKAHEVHSSLSSNCRIIKIEDEEVEIEKWNEVRNTPINEFIINALINKFHFKTFLPCQSCVLDYALLSKNGSNSLLSGDIYIEVPTGLGKTLCYIITILDYFLYKKDQNGKLFCLILTATEELVTQIMGVLNKFEVSNLLCQGINTNMFQMNIYFDELMDSRDTFKDTNILVTTTNKFETLFYSNEELFKDLKFLVIDEVDKIMSFSKSNINSLVNSLSDIVEKYQMETRNFYKPKNFLQKIFVSATLCKVSDNLMSLNLYRPIFFYYIVNYKRNEEFYLSTKGKYSKVYVVLRLIMDIPAKDNLSMLIFCNSEESAHLLYRFLTVYFSYTNEGGYGIKEYTRNLSNKRKKKILNDFLSQKLHILICTDSISRGLDTVNVNYVVNYEMPSHYNVLTHRIGRLSRHNSKRGTVYHLIRKKEKMIINKSIRQRHLKGIEKMKFKKEKLQDIKRDVTQLKPLIKDVIAKEEAEVLRRHKFYRYDELVKLCGLE